The Porites lutea chromosome 4, jaPorLute2.1, whole genome shotgun sequence genome contains a region encoding:
- the LOC140933468 gene encoding uncharacterized protein: MPSNVEIKAKVKDFETFKKKAKELSGSEGEVIEQKDIFFNVPQGRLKLRFLQNKPSQLIYYERDDKSGPKMSDYFITTTNEPEDLANVLLQALGEKGIVKKKRLLHLVGQTRIHCDEVEGLGHFMELEVVMKENQSALEGEEIAKDLMFKLGVEDKDLIKGAYIDLLSSKDA, translated from the exons ATGCCTTCCAACGTGGAAAtcaaagcaaaggtcaaggattTTGAAACGtttaagaaaaaagcaaaagaactCAGTGGATCTGAAG GAGAAGTTATTGAACAGAAAGatatatttttcaatgttcCTCAAGGAAGACTTAAG CTCAGATTTCTTCAAAACAAACCATCTCAGCTTATATACTATGAGAGAGATGACAAGAGCGGGCCAAAGATGTCAGACTACTTTATCACCACTACAAATGAACCTGAAGATTTAGCAAATGTTCTTTTACAAGCACTGGGCGAGAAAG GTATTGTTAAGAAAAAACGATTGCTGCACCTTGTGGGACAGACTAGGATACACTGTGATGAGGTTGAAGGCCTGGGACATTTTATGGAATTAGag GTTGTAATGAAAGAAAACCAAAGTGCCTTGGAAGGTGAAGAGATTGCCAAAGACTTGATGTTCAAGTTAGGAGTTGAAGACAAAGATCTTATCAAGGGGGCATATATAGACTTGCTTAGTTCAAAAGACGCTTAA